In a single window of the Micromonospora inositola genome:
- a CDS encoding threonine aldolase family protein, which translates to MTDGYADRVRRVAALRACDTVLAGVRPASVAEQLDTIRATATDELLPDFYGEGGAVEAVELRVAELLGTEAVAFFPTGTMAQQVAMRYGAELTGRDAVGLHPLSHPLMHERDAYAVLGGLRAVRTTGAPRNPTAEEIAGLDEPVGTLLLELPLRDAGFVLPSWDELVSVVGAARDRGFRVHLDGARLWESTVHLGRSPAEVAGLADSTYVSFYKSLGGHSGAALAGTAELVRYARAWRHRYGGNLFQQWPAALAALAGLDRELPRLPGYVAHAKRVAEALAGLPGARVHPAPPHTHQFRLWLPHPADALNDANLALAEEEKAWFVSGWRDTEVPGVATAEVTVAGPALELDADQITDLAGRFLRRVSTA; encoded by the coding sequence ATGACCGACGGGTACGCCGATCGGGTCCGCCGGGTGGCGGCGCTGCGCGCCTGCGACACCGTGCTCGCCGGGGTCCGGCCGGCATCGGTGGCCGAGCAGCTCGACACGATCCGGGCGACCGCGACCGACGAGCTGCTGCCCGACTTCTACGGCGAGGGCGGGGCGGTCGAGGCGGTGGAGCTCCGGGTGGCCGAACTGCTGGGCACGGAGGCGGTCGCGTTCTTCCCCACCGGCACGATGGCCCAGCAGGTCGCCATGCGGTACGGCGCGGAGCTGACCGGCCGGGACGCCGTCGGCCTGCACCCGCTGAGCCACCCGCTGATGCACGAGCGGGACGCGTACGCCGTGCTCGGCGGCCTGCGTGCGGTACGGACCACGGGCGCGCCGCGCAACCCGACCGCCGAGGAGATCGCCGGGCTGGACGAGCCGGTCGGCACCCTGCTGCTGGAGCTGCCGCTGCGGGACGCGGGTTTCGTCCTGCCCAGCTGGGACGAGCTGGTCTCGGTGGTCGGGGCGGCCCGGGACCGTGGCTTCCGGGTGCACCTGGACGGTGCCCGGCTCTGGGAGTCCACCGTCCACCTTGGGCGCTCGCCGGCCGAGGTCGCCGGGCTGGCGGACAGCACCTACGTCTCGTTCTACAAATCCCTCGGCGGCCACTCGGGCGCGGCCCTCGCCGGCACGGCCGAGCTGGTCCGCTACGCCCGGGCCTGGCGGCACCGCTACGGCGGCAACCTGTTCCAGCAGTGGCCGGCGGCGCTGGCCGCCCTGGCCGGCCTGGACCGCGAGCTGCCCCGGCTGCCCGGCTACGTCGCCCACGCGAAGCGCGTGGCGGAGGCGCTGGCCGGGCTGCCGGGCGCCCGGGTCCACCCGGCGCCGCCGCACACCCACCAGTTCCGGCTCTGGCTGCCCCACCCGGCGGACGCCCTGAACGACGCCAACCTCGCGCTCGCCGAGGAGGAGAAGGCCTGGTTCGTCAGCGGCTGGCGCGACACCGAGGTGCCCGGCGTGGCGACGGCCGAGGTGACGGTCGCCGGCCCGGCCCTGGAGCTGGACGCGGACCAGATCACCGACCTGGCGGGCCGCTTCCTGCGCCGGGTGTCCACGGCCTGA
- a CDS encoding FtsX-like permease family protein, with translation MLGFIWRQLRGRAGRSVALLVGALVATTGFIVLTGTTTASRLQVIGAVERNSAAAYDILVRPKGSRTAQEAARGLVQPNYLSGLFGGITMSQYRQVAAIDGVRVAAPIAMLGYSTRGVPVKMDLTAAVDRNAERQVIRIDPTFSAERGLSHASAHPHYAYVTRNEVVYPDFGGEDGSGPVRYSNGKTYRVGVCEGGHGVPLEVLPDGRAEPICGPPEVGGEAGTTRSDLEESSFLAFRLLPDGRFEDMEVVRGERRVRVVNRLVVSIGWYVPFLIAAVDPPAEERLVGLNAAVAEGRTLRTDDLPVDLPGTQNTQFPVLVTSRPYVDGTVSVSYSRLRPERVAGLSAAAVARALATADRTPAGSARLDVETAHSAQMTAEVQGGGDCCYAALWPLVQAGQTGYDELPDGVLRARTVDPDPGAYALPNEPTAVPWLSADVSFRPLRQLEIRETPVTRYPGWRPVGVFDPERLARFGDLSRVPLETYEPPTAEGADARSRAALGGQPLLPSGNPGGYLGTPPFLLTNLAALPKLLEEAAGPQRSAPISAIRVRVADVDGYSERSAERVRLVAEQIAAATGLDVDITLGSSPAPQTVELPAGSFGRPALRLAENWSALGVASVIVQAVDRKSVLLFLLVLVVCALFLGNAVAAAVRDRRSELALLSCLGWPARRITMLVLGEVATLGLAAGLLSLALATPVSAALGIDVGWRRAVLAVPVALLLALVAGLAPALRAGRAHPAAALRPPVAAARRAGRPRTVLRLAVTNLARTPGRSLLGAGALAIGVAALTLVGAVSYAFRGAVVGSLLGDAISLSVRGPDVVAAAATVLLGTAAVADVLYLGIRDRAAELATLRAIGWTDAALGRLIGYEGLALGGLGAVTGALLGLLGAVGLIGSLPGSLLLVAVVTAVAGLVVSCLAALLPAALLRRLPTARLLAEE, from the coding sequence ATGCTCGGTTTCATCTGGCGCCAGCTACGCGGCCGGGCCGGACGGTCGGTGGCTCTGCTGGTCGGCGCGCTCGTCGCGACCACCGGCTTCATCGTGCTCACCGGCACCACGACCGCGTCCCGTCTGCAGGTGATCGGGGCGGTGGAGCGCAACAGCGCGGCCGCGTACGACATCCTGGTCCGGCCGAAGGGCAGCCGGACCGCGCAGGAGGCCGCGCGCGGGCTGGTGCAGCCCAACTACCTCTCCGGGCTCTTCGGTGGCATCACCATGTCCCAGTACCGACAGGTCGCGGCCATCGACGGCGTGCGGGTCGCGGCGCCGATCGCCATGCTGGGCTACTCCACCAGGGGGGTGCCGGTAAAGATGGATTTGACCGCCGCGGTGGACCGGAACGCCGAGCGCCAGGTCATCCGGATCGATCCGACCTTCTCCGCCGAGCGGGGGCTGAGCCACGCTTCGGCCCACCCGCACTACGCCTACGTGACGCGAAACGAGGTGGTCTACCCGGACTTCGGCGGGGAAGACGGGTCGGGGCCCGTCCGGTACAGCAACGGCAAGACCTATCGGGTGGGGGTGTGCGAGGGGGGCCACGGGGTTCCCCTGGAGGTCCTCCCCGACGGGCGGGCCGAACCGATCTGCGGGCCACCCGAGGTCGGCGGCGAGGCCGGCACCACGCGCTCCGACCTGGAGGAGAGCAGTTTCCTGGCATTCCGGCTGCTCCCCGACGGGCGGTTCGAGGACATGGAGGTCGTGCGCGGCGAGCGGCGTGTGAGGGTCGTCAACCGCCTGGTCGTCTCCATCGGCTGGTACGTGCCGTTCCTGATCGCGGCCGTCGACCCACCCGCCGAGGAGCGCCTGGTCGGGCTGAACGCCGCCGTCGCGGAAGGCCGGACGCTCCGTACCGACGACCTGCCGGTGGACCTGCCCGGGACACAGAACACGCAGTTCCCGGTGCTCGTCACCAGCCGCCCGTACGTGGACGGGACCGTCTCGGTCTCCTACTCCCGGCTCCGCCCCGAGCGGGTGGCCGGTCTCTCCGCCGCGGCAGTGGCCCGGGCGCTGGCGACGGCCGACCGGACACCCGCCGGATCCGCGAGGCTGGACGTCGAGACCGCGCACAGCGCACAGATGACGGCCGAGGTCCAGGGCGGCGGCGACTGCTGCTACGCCGCACTGTGGCCCCTGGTGCAGGCGGGGCAGACCGGCTACGACGAGCTTCCCGACGGCGTGCTGCGGGCCCGGACGGTCGACCCCGACCCGGGGGCGTACGCGCTGCCCAACGAGCCGACAGCGGTGCCCTGGCTCAGCGCCGACGTCTCGTTCCGCCCGCTCCGACAGTTGGAGATCCGCGAGACCCCGGTGACGCGCTATCCCGGGTGGCGGCCGGTCGGTGTCTTCGACCCGGAGCGGCTGGCCAGGTTCGGTGACCTGTCAAGGGTGCCGCTGGAGACGTACGAGCCGCCCACGGCCGAGGGGGCGGACGCCCGCAGCCGGGCGGCGCTCGGCGGTCAGCCACTGCTGCCCAGCGGCAACCCCGGCGGCTACCTGGGCACCCCGCCGTTCCTGCTGACGAACCTCGCCGCCCTGCCGAAGCTGCTGGAGGAGGCGGCCGGCCCGCAGCGCTCCGCGCCGATCAGCGCGATCCGGGTACGGGTCGCCGACGTCGACGGCTACAGCGAGCGTTCCGCGGAACGGGTCCGCCTGGTGGCCGAGCAGATCGCCGCGGCCACCGGCCTGGACGTGGACATCACCCTCGGCTCCTCCCCCGCCCCGCAGACCGTCGAGCTGCCCGCCGGATCGTTCGGCCGGCCCGCGCTCCGGCTGGCCGAGAACTGGTCCGCCCTCGGTGTCGCGTCGGTCATCGTGCAGGCCGTCGACCGTAAGAGCGTGCTGCTCTTCCTGCTCGTCCTGGTCGTGTGCGCGCTCTTCCTGGGCAACGCGGTCGCCGCGGCGGTCCGGGACCGCAGGTCGGAGCTGGCCCTGCTCAGCTGCCTCGGCTGGCCGGCGCGGCGGATCACCATGCTCGTCCTCGGCGAGGTGGCCACGCTCGGCCTCGCCGCCGGCCTGCTGTCCCTCGCCCTCGCGACACCGGTCTCCGCCGCGCTCGGGATCGACGTCGGCTGGCGCCGGGCCGTCCTCGCCGTCCCGGTGGCGCTGCTGCTGGCGTTGGTCGCGGGTCTGGCGCCGGCACTGCGCGCCGGTCGCGCGCATCCGGCCGCCGCCCTGCGGCCGCCCGTCGCGGCGGCCCGCCGGGCGGGGCGGCCCCGCACCGTGCTCCGGTTGGCCGTCACGAACCTCGCCCGGACGCCGGGGCGGAGCCTGCTCGGCGCGGGAGCCCTGGCTATCGGGGTCGCCGCGCTGACCTTGGTGGGTGCCGTCTCGTACGCGTTCCGGGGCGCGGTCGTCGGCAGCCTGCTGGGGGACGCGATCTCGCTGAGCGTGCGCGGCCCGGACGTCGTCGCCGCGGCCGCGACCGTGCTGCTCGGCACGGCCGCCGTGGCCGACGTGCTCTATCTCGGCATCCGCGACCGGGCCGCCGAGCTGGCCACCTTGCGGGCGATCGGCTGGACCGACGCGGCGCTCGGCCGGCTGATTGGCTACGAAGGTCTCGCGCTCGGTGGGCTCGGCGCCGTCACCGGGGCCCTGTTGGGCCTGCTCGGCGCGGTGGGCCTGATCGGTTCGCTGCCCGGCAGCCTGCTGCTGGTGGCTGTCGTCACGGCGGTCGCCGGCCTCGTCGTCAGCTGCCTGGCGGCGCTCCTGCCGGCGGCCCTGCTGCGCCGGCTCCCGACCGCACGGCTGCTCGCCGAGGAGTGA
- the glmM gene encoding phosphoglucosamine mutase: MGRLFGTDGVRGRANADLTPELALAVAVAAAHTLAETDKSHPPLAVVGRDTRASGEMLEAAVVAGLTSAGANVVRVGVLPTPAVAFLTAEAKADLGVMLSASHNPMPDNGIKLFAAGGHKLPDEIEMRIEAAVEANATTAWDRPIGAGVGRVHDLLDGADHYVQHLVGTVPHRLDGIKVVVDCANGAAAEVAPVAYREAGAEVIAIHAEPDGLNINDDCGSNHIDTLRAAVVEHGAHLGIAHDGDADRCVAVTADGDEVDGDQLMAILALAMREAGELTQDTLVATVMSNLGLRLAMSAQGIRLVETKVGDRYVLEELRASGLALGGEQSGHIVMPAYATTGDGVLTGLHLMSRMAATGKSLAELGSVVTKLPQVLINVPVGDRTVGAAAPAVRAEVERAEAELGETGRVLLRPSGTEPLVRVMVEAATEATAREVAERIAAHVRTASPTA, translated from the coding sequence ATGGGCCGGTTGTTCGGCACGGACGGGGTACGCGGGCGGGCGAACGCGGATCTCACCCCGGAGTTGGCGCTCGCGGTGGCGGTGGCCGCCGCCCACACGCTCGCCGAGACGGACAAGAGCCATCCGCCGCTCGCGGTGGTCGGGCGGGACACCCGGGCCAGCGGCGAGATGTTGGAGGCGGCCGTGGTGGCCGGCCTCACCAGCGCCGGCGCCAACGTGGTGCGGGTCGGTGTGCTGCCCACCCCCGCGGTGGCGTTCCTCACCGCGGAGGCCAAGGCCGACCTGGGCGTGATGCTCTCCGCCTCGCACAACCCGATGCCGGACAACGGGATCAAGCTCTTCGCCGCCGGTGGGCACAAGCTGCCGGACGAGATCGAGATGCGGATCGAGGCGGCCGTCGAGGCGAACGCCACCACCGCCTGGGACCGGCCGATCGGGGCCGGCGTCGGGCGGGTGCACGACCTGCTCGACGGCGCCGACCACTACGTCCAGCACCTCGTCGGCACGGTGCCGCACCGCCTCGACGGGATCAAGGTCGTGGTGGACTGCGCGAACGGCGCCGCCGCCGAGGTCGCCCCGGTGGCGTACCGGGAGGCGGGCGCCGAGGTGATCGCGATCCACGCCGAGCCGGACGGGCTCAACATCAACGACGACTGCGGCTCCAACCACATCGACACGCTGCGCGCCGCCGTGGTCGAGCACGGCGCGCACCTGGGCATCGCCCACGACGGCGACGCCGACCGGTGCGTCGCGGTGACCGCCGACGGCGACGAGGTCGACGGCGACCAGCTGATGGCCATCCTGGCGCTGGCCATGCGGGAGGCCGGCGAGCTGACCCAGGACACCCTGGTCGCGACGGTGATGAGCAACCTCGGCCTACGGCTGGCGATGTCCGCGCAGGGCATCCGCCTGGTCGAGACCAAGGTCGGCGACCGGTACGTCCTGGAGGAGCTGCGCGCCTCCGGCCTCGCGCTCGGCGGCGAGCAGAGCGGCCACATCGTCATGCCGGCGTACGCCACCACCGGCGACGGGGTGCTGACCGGGCTGCACCTGATGTCCCGGATGGCCGCCACCGGCAAGTCCCTCGCCGAGCTCGGCTCGGTGGTAACCAAGCTGCCCCAGGTGCTGATCAACGTGCCGGTCGGCGACCGTACCGTGGGCGCCGCCGCGCCGGCCGTCCGCGCCGAGGTGGAGCGGGCCGAGGCCGAGCTGGGCGAGACCGGCCGGGTGCTGCTGCGCCCGTCGGGCACCGAGCCGCTGGTCCGGGTGATGGTCGAGGCGGCCACCGAGGCGACAGCCCGCGAGGTCGCCGAGCGCATCGCCGCCCACGTCCGCACCGCCAGCCCCACCGCCTGA
- a CDS encoding ABC transporter ATP-binding protein: MDATTGSTVRTAGLVRQFRTGAERLTAIDDVSLEIGAGSVVALTGPSGSGKSTLLHMIGAIEQADRGTVTVDDVEVTGLRRAALARYRQRVGFVFQRYHLLPALTVLDNVIAPVLPRRGRADHAARARELLGAVGLAGRERALPAQLSGGQQQRVAIARALMGEPRLLLADEPTGNLDSTTGGQILDLLLELRDRHGMTILLATHERAIAARCDRLVRLGDGRVVEDLDLTDGEDPAETFDRASRLRL, translated from the coding sequence ATGGACGCGACCACGGGCAGTACGGTCCGGACGGCCGGGCTGGTCCGGCAGTTCCGCACCGGCGCCGAGCGGCTCACCGCGATCGACGACGTGTCGCTCGAGATCGGGGCGGGCTCGGTGGTGGCGCTGACCGGCCCGAGCGGTTCGGGCAAGTCGACGCTGCTGCACATGATCGGAGCGATCGAGCAGGCCGACCGGGGCACCGTGACGGTGGACGACGTCGAGGTGACCGGCCTGCGCCGGGCGGCCCTGGCCCGGTACCGGCAGCGGGTCGGCTTCGTCTTCCAGCGCTATCACCTGCTGCCGGCGCTCACCGTGCTGGACAACGTGATCGCGCCGGTGCTGCCGCGCCGCGGGCGGGCCGACCACGCGGCGCGGGCCCGGGAGCTGCTCGGCGCGGTCGGCCTGGCCGGCCGGGAACGGGCCCTGCCTGCCCAGCTCTCCGGTGGCCAGCAGCAGCGGGTGGCGATCGCCCGGGCGCTGATGGGCGAACCGCGGCTGCTGCTCGCCGACGAGCCGACCGGCAACCTCGACTCGACCACCGGCGGGCAGATCCTCGACCTGCTGCTCGAACTGCGCGACCGGCACGGCATGACGATCCTGCTGGCCACCCACGAACGGGCCATCGCCGCCCGCTGCGACCGGCTGGTCCGGCTCGGCGACGGCAGGGTCGTGGAGGATCTCGACCTCACCGACGGCGAGGATCCGGCCGAGACCTTCGACCGGGCCTCCCGCCTGCGGTTGTAG
- a CDS encoding FtsX-like permease family protein: MFRFIWGQLRGRAGRSVALLAGVLVATTGFVVLTGATTTSRLEVTGTVERNTRAAYDILVRPQGTRAPLEAERKLVRPNYLSGLYGGITPAQYEQVRAVAGVDVAAPIAMLGYSTTPIDMPVDLIGAVDRSLDRQVIRVDRTFLAERGLTHAPAKPIYVYVTKHRLLYPRLGDSYEPAAVRYTDGRAYDTQECGLVAREVLPDGRSAPVCDPYTAQLDTLFSLTERQTRRVETFRLLPDGRFERPTPGERPGTRTSSAESRLLLHLRLTVPFLLAAVDPDAEQQLVGLSGAVVDGRPLAVDDRVADNRYQGGLRSRTLPVLATSRPFLDGTLRAGYTRIVPDRSIAGVRPEDLAGTLRAAPATPAGGSTQDAVSAYRRQLATGLDGRTCCFGELQRILQPGETGYDERPDGTLRARTATIDPSVYADPKLATWFARPWLTEDVSFRPLTTVKLPPSQQDARQWKAVGVFDPQQLAGFSDLGRVPLETYEPPRAEGADARSRAALGGQPLEPSGNPAGYLSAPPLLLTNLASVQTLLQGTGPQGTAPISAIRVRVADVDGYSERSAERVRLIAEQINRVTGLDVDITLGSSPAPQTVELPAGAFGRPELRLTENWSALGVASTITKAVDRKSVALFGLVLVVCMLFLGNAVSAAVRDRRPELAVLACLGWPARRIGALILGEVALLGLAAGLLAVGLAFPLGFALGINVDWRRALLAVPVALLLALVAGLAPALRAARAHPAAALRQPVATARWVRRPRALPGLALVNLVRTPGRTLLGAGVLAIGVAALTLVTAAAYAFRGAIVGSLLGDTVSLSVRGADTMAAVATVLLGAAAVADVLYLNIRDRAPELATLRAVGWTDAALGRLIGYEGIALGLLGALTGAALGLGGAAWLVGDLPRPLLLVAAAVALAGVLVTSLAALVPAALLRRLPTARLLAEE, encoded by the coding sequence ATGTTCCGTTTCATCTGGGGGCAGCTACGTGGCCGTGCGGGACGGTCGGTGGCGCTGCTGGCCGGCGTACTGGTGGCGACCACCGGTTTCGTCGTCCTGACCGGCGCCACCACCACCTCCCGGCTGGAGGTCACCGGCACCGTCGAGCGGAACACCCGCGCGGCGTACGACATCCTCGTCCGTCCGCAGGGGACCCGCGCTCCCCTGGAGGCCGAGCGGAAGCTGGTCCGGCCCAACTACCTCTCCGGCCTCTACGGCGGCATCACCCCTGCCCAGTACGAGCAGGTCAGGGCGGTCGCCGGGGTGGACGTGGCCGCTCCGATCGCGATGCTCGGCTACTCGACGACCCCGATCGACATGCCGGTCGACCTGATCGGCGCGGTCGACCGGAGCCTGGACCGCCAGGTCATCCGGGTCGACCGGACCTTCCTCGCCGAACGCGGCCTCACCCATGCCCCGGCCAAGCCGATCTACGTGTACGTGACGAAGCACCGGCTGCTCTACCCCCGGCTGGGCGACAGCTACGAGCCGGCCGCCGTGCGCTACACCGACGGCCGGGCGTACGACACCCAGGAGTGCGGGTTGGTCGCCCGCGAGGTGCTGCCGGACGGCCGGAGCGCGCCGGTCTGCGACCCGTACACCGCCCAGCTCGACACCCTCTTCAGCCTCACCGAGCGGCAGACCCGGCGGGTGGAGACGTTCCGACTACTGCCCGACGGGCGCTTCGAGCGTCCCACGCCGGGCGAAAGGCCGGGCACGCGGACGTCCAGCGCCGAGAGCCGGCTCTTGCTGCACCTGCGCCTCACCGTGCCGTTCCTGCTCGCCGCCGTCGACCCGGACGCCGAGCAGCAGCTGGTCGGTCTCTCCGGCGCGGTGGTGGACGGCCGGCCACTCGCCGTCGACGACCGGGTCGCCGACAACCGCTACCAGGGAGGCCTGCGTTCGCGGACCCTGCCCGTGCTGGCCACCAGCCGGCCCTTCCTCGACGGCACCCTCCGCGCCGGCTACACCCGGATCGTCCCGGACCGCAGCATCGCCGGGGTGCGCCCGGAGGACCTGGCCGGGACGCTGCGCGCCGCACCCGCGACCCCAGCCGGCGGCAGCACCCAGGACGCCGTCTCGGCGTACCGGAGGCAGTTGGCCACCGGGCTCGACGGGCGCACCTGCTGCTTCGGTGAGCTGCAACGGATCCTGCAACCGGGCGAGACCGGGTACGACGAGCGCCCGGACGGCACCCTGCGCGCCCGCACGGCCACCATCGATCCGTCCGTCTACGCCGATCCGAAGCTCGCCACCTGGTTCGCCCGGCCGTGGTTGACCGAGGACGTGTCGTTCCGGCCGCTGACCACGGTGAAGCTGCCGCCCTCCCAGCAGGACGCCCGGCAGTGGAAGGCGGTGGGCGTCTTCGACCCGCAGCAGCTCGCCGGCTTCAGCGACCTGGGCCGGGTCCCCCTGGAGACGTACGAGCCGCCGCGGGCCGAGGGCGCCGACGCGCGCAGCCGGGCCGCGCTCGGCGGGCAGCCGCTGGAGCCGAGCGGCAACCCGGCCGGCTACCTCTCCGCGCCGCCGCTGCTGCTGACCAACCTGGCCAGCGTGCAGACCCTGCTGCAAGGCACCGGCCCGCAGGGCACGGCCCCGATCAGCGCCATCCGGGTGCGGGTGGCCGACGTGGACGGCTACAGCGAACGCTCGGCCGAGCGGGTCCGGTTGATCGCCGAGCAGATCAACCGGGTGACCGGGCTCGACGTGGACATCACCCTCGGCTCGTCCCCCGCCCCGCAGACCGTGGAGCTGCCGGCCGGCGCGTTCGGCCGGCCCGAGCTGCGGCTGACCGAGAACTGGTCCGCCCTCGGGGTGGCCTCGACCATCACGAAGGCGGTGGACCGCAAGAGCGTGGCGCTCTTCGGGCTGGTGCTGGTGGTCTGCATGCTCTTCCTCGGCAACGCGGTCTCCGCCGCGGTCCGGGACCGCCGGCCGGAACTGGCGGTGCTCGCCTGCCTGGGCTGGCCGGCCCGGCGGATCGGCGCGCTGATCCTCGGTGAGGTCGCCCTGCTGGGGCTGGCGGCCGGGCTGCTCGCCGTCGGCCTGGCGTTCCCGTTGGGGTTCGCGTTGGGCATCAACGTCGACTGGCGACGGGCGCTGCTCGCCGTACCGGTGGCCCTGCTGCTGGCGCTGGTCGCGGGCCTGGCACCGGCGCTACGGGCCGCGCGCGCCCACCCGGCCGCCGCGCTCCGGCAGCCGGTGGCGACGGCCCGCTGGGTACGCCGACCGCGCGCCCTGCCCGGCCTGGCCCTGGTCAACCTGGTCCGCACGCCCGGGCGCACACTGCTCGGCGCGGGCGTGCTGGCCATCGGGGTGGCCGCGCTGACCCTGGTCACCGCCGCCGCGTACGCCTTCCGCGGCGCGATCGTCGGCAGCCTGCTCGGCGACACCGTCTCGCTGAGCGTGCGCGGCGCGGACACCATGGCCGCGGTCGCCACCGTGCTGCTCGGCGCCGCCGCCGTCGCCGACGTGCTCTACCTGAACATCAGGGACCGGGCGCCCGAGCTGGCCACCCTGCGCGCGGTCGGCTGGACCGACGCCGCGCTGGGCCGCCTGATCGGGTACGAGGGAATCGCCCTCGGTCTGCTCGGCGCCCTCACCGGCGCGGCGCTCGGCCTCGGCGGCGCGGCCTGGCTGGTCGGTGACCTGCCCCGGCCGCTGTTGCTGGTCGCCGCCGCGGTGGCGCTGGCCGGGGTGCTGGTCACCTCGCTGGCCGCGCTCGTCCCGGCTGCGCTGCTGCGCCGCCTCCCCACCGCACGACTGCTCGCAGAGGAGTGA
- a CDS encoding PadR family transcriptional regulator codes for MAIQHAVLALLARGRSHGYELKGAFEQAVGPQWGPLNIGHLYQILDRLSREGLVVAERQAQPVKPDRVVYEITDGGRAELDRWLAEPSPRSGGFRDDFFLKVTAAARTGEAVTVRTVLGNQRGQLMRELRNLDGLRRRADDPVVRLLLSAASRHVEADLAFVDDAESALLADGGAVLGTLAGSAGTAAPTEGTGPARAAG; via the coding sequence GTGGCGATCCAGCACGCGGTCCTGGCCCTGCTCGCGCGTGGCCGCAGCCACGGCTACGAGCTGAAGGGCGCCTTCGAGCAGGCGGTCGGCCCGCAGTGGGGCCCGCTCAACATCGGGCACCTCTACCAGATCCTCGACCGGCTCTCCCGGGAGGGCCTGGTGGTCGCCGAGCGGCAGGCCCAGCCGGTCAAGCCCGACCGGGTGGTCTACGAGATCACCGACGGCGGTCGGGCCGAGCTGGACCGCTGGCTCGCCGAGCCGAGCCCGCGCAGCGGCGGCTTCCGCGACGACTTCTTCCTCAAGGTCACCGCCGCGGCCCGCACCGGCGAGGCGGTGACCGTCCGGACCGTGCTCGGTAATCAGCGCGGGCAACTAATGCGGGAGCTGCGCAACCTCGACGGGCTGCGCCGCCGGGCGGACGACCCGGTGGTGCGGCTGCTCCTCTCGGCCGCCAGCCGGCACGTGGAGGCCGACCTCGCCTTCGTCGACGACGCCGAGTCGGCGCTGCTCGCCGACGGCGGCGCGGTGCTCGGCACGCTGGCGGGCAGCGCCGGGACCGCCGCGCCGACGGAGGGCACCGGCCCGGCCCGCGCGGCCGGCTGA